The genomic region ACACCTTCGACGACGTGCGCGCGTTCGTCGACGCTGGCGCGGCCGACCTCGTGCAGGTGAAGACGCCCGATTTAGGTGGCATTCAGCGCTCCGGGCAGGCGGTCCGGTACTGCGAGGGCACCGACACCCGGGCGTACCTGGGCGGCACCTGCAACGAGACGGTGACCTCGGCGCGTGCCTGCGCGCACGTCGCCCTCGCCACCGACGCGGCCCAGACCCTCGCCAAGCCCGGGATGGGCTTCGACGAGGGCTTCATGGTCGTGACAAACGAGATGCGCCGGGCACTCGCCCGGATGCAACCCGCACCCGAGGCACCGGCGGACGACTGAGGACTTCGAAATCGCAGCAGACGCAGACGACAATGGATTACACGGACACAGAGACGTTCCAGACGATACTCGAACAGACGGAGACACGAGAGAAGGGCAACTGCTTCGACGACTTCACCGAAGGGCAGACCATCGAACACGCCCCCGGCCTCACCCTCTCGAACTACGCGAACGAACTGTGGGCGAGCCAGACGCTCAACCACGACCCCATCTACTGGCGGACCGACGCCGCACAGGCAGTCGGTTTCGAGGAACCGCCGGTCCACCCGGACTACCTCGTGGCGGCCGTGATGGGCCCCACCGTCGAGGACCTCTCCGAGAAGGGCGGCTACTTCCTCGGGCGCACGAACCTGCGGTACCACGAGCAGGACGTTGCCCCGGGGACCGAACTCCGGGTCTCCTCGACCGTGCAGAGCAAGAAGAGCTCCTCGTCCCGGCCCGAGTACGGCATCGTGACGTGGGAGACCGAGGGGACCGACGCCGAGACCGGCGAGACCCTGCTCAGCTACGAGCGCACCAACATGATTCCGCGCCGGGAGCCGATGGCGACCGACGGTGGCACGGCAACCGACGGTGGGACCGTCACGGAAGACCCGGAGAACGGCGACGATGACACGCCCAGCGAGTTCATCACGCCCGAGGGCCCCTACTTCGAGGACTTCCAGGCGGCCCTCGA from Haloarchaeobius sp. HME9146 harbors:
- the mch gene encoding 2-methylfumaryl-CoA hydratase, coding for MDYTDTETFQTILEQTETREKGNCFDDFTEGQTIEHAPGLTLSNYANELWASQTLNHDPIYWRTDAAQAVGFEEPPVHPDYLVAAVMGPTVEDLSEKGGYFLGRTNLRYHEQDVAPGTELRVSSTVQSKKSSSSRPEYGIVTWETEGTDAETGETLLSYERTNMIPRREPMATDGGTATDGGTVTEDPENGDDDTPSEFITPEGPYFEDFQAALDEADDRDAAVAYRHERGRTMDDVMVATLPLMTLNTAKQHHNVDVMADSPSGDIVAYGDVTRSVALGHARSDEATYREIGCDDERFHTFVTPGDTVYGFTRVLDTGESDATAGTVTFEHIAFNQRDEPVYSGTRRARIQTRN